The genomic segment TTGTGCCGGCCTTTTTCCTGATTTCGGGCCTGTTCCTGCATCGCGGACTCTTCGGCTCAGCCCCGGTCTACTTCGACCGCAAGATCCTTCGCCTCGCCTATTTCTTCGCACTCTGGCTCGCCATCGAAACCGTCATCCTGAACGCCGGTGAATTCTCGCAGGGCCTGCCCGGCCTGGCCCGCCTGTATCTTGGCGGTCTGGTCTCACCGCAAAGCCCGCTCTGGTTCATCCAGCAGCTCTTCCTCTTCTATCTCGTCACGCGGGCCATCCGCCGCCAGAAGCCGGCGCGCATTCTCGCCGGTGCTGCCGTGCTGCAGACCCTCGCCGCAGCAGGCTTGTTCCAGTCCGGCTGGTCTGTCCTCGACCATTTCGCGGCGAATTTCGTGTTCTTCTATGCCGGCTATGCGGGCGCGTCCCTTGCGTTCGGTTTCGCAAACAAGGCGGTGAACCGACTGCGTGACCTTGGCTGGACCCTCGCCGTCTGGGCCAGTATGCACACCGCCTTCGTTGTCATGGGGATCGCGGACCTGCCAATCGTTTCGCTGATCCTCGGCTTTGCCGGGACGTTCGCGCTGATCAGCGCTGGCGTGCTGCTCGCCCGTATCCCGGCAGCCCATTTCATCGGGGATGCCGGGCGCCAGTCTTTCGCGATCTATCTCGGTTTCTTCATCCCGCTCCAGCTCCTGCTGATGCTGGTGAAGATGAGCGGGATTTTCGCAGACACCGGCGCGGCCAGCCTGGCAATTGCCGCCGCCACGCTGATGATCGCGCTTGGCATGCACCGGCTTGCGATGGAAACCCCGCTACGGGCGCTTTATGTCCGCCCCCGGATTTTCAGGCTGAAACCATCACAGGCGGCCGGGCGCGGCAGCCTGCTTGTCGCACCGACTCAGCCAGACGCTTGATAATTGGCGCCTAACGCCCGCGGTTCCACACCATCAGCGGATCGAAGGCGCCGGTTTCCGCGGCCTTCTGGAGCTGTGCGATCTGTTCAGAGACAGGGTTTTCACCGGGCGTCTTGGCCCGCGCCCCATAAAGCGCTTCGTCGAGACGGCAGATCTGTTCGAACAAGGCTTCTGAGCGGTCCACCAGTTCCAGGAAACGCGCCGGCAGGCCCCTGCCCTCCTGCGCCTTCACGTCGAGCGGCGGATCCTCTCTCCGTATGCGGTATTTCTTGGCGGCCGCGTCGTCGCGTTTCATCTCGCCGTCGCGCACAGCCTTCTGCATGACCAGCCAGCTCGCCGCCTGCATCAGGCGCGTCGTCAGCTCCATGCTCCAGGCGGCATAGGTCAGCCCC from the uncultured Hyphomonas sp. genome contains:
- a CDS encoding acyltransferase family protein; translation: MSAGRIAWIDHAKGIGIILVVMSAAALGYGAPEGGVNWMLGLADWARPFVVPAFFLISGLFLHRGLFGSAPVYFDRKILRLAYFFALWLAIETVILNAGEFSQGLPGLARLYLGGLVSPQSPLWFIQQLFLFYLVTRAIRRQKPARILAGAAVLQTLAAAGLFQSGWSVLDHFAANFVFFYAGYAGASLAFGFANKAVNRLRDLGWTLAVWASMHTAFVVMGIADLPIVSLILGFAGTFALISAGVLLARIPAAHFIGDAGRQSFAIYLGFFIPLQLLLMLVKMSGIFADTGAASLAIAAATLMIALGMHRLAMETPLRALYVRPRIFRLKPSQAAGRGSLLVAPTQPDA
- a CDS encoding DUF1465 family protein, with amino-acid sequence MAAEQSQGEGMSMSDGFTGGKLFDTVFTRGMALVEETATYLDGPGREHAKTLDREPGLTYAAWSMELTTRLMQAASWLVMQKAVRDGEMKRDDAAAKKYRIRREDPPLDVKAQEGRGLPARFLELVDRSEALFEQICRLDEALYGARAKTPGENPVSEQIAQLQKAAETGAFDPLMVWNRGR